The genomic DNA TGCTCCAGCCAGTAGCGCTGGGGGCCGTGGTTAATAAAGCCCACGTGGCCGCCGTACTCGCTCACCTCCAGGGTCACCGCCGGGCCCAGTTCTTCCTGGCGCGGTAGCGTCTCCGGGGTCATGAAGGGGTCGTCCCGGTTCTGCAGCATCAGCGTGGGGGTGCGGATCTGCAGCAGCTTGGGGCCGGCTGAGCATTGCGCGTAGTAATGGTAGGCCCCGCGAAAGCCGTACAGAGGGGCGATGATCTGGTCGTCGTAACGCCAGAAGGAGCGGATGCCGCTCATGTTCAGCCGGTGCAGGCGCTTGGCCTCCGGCGGGTTTACCTTGTCCAGGTGGCGCTTCTTGTCGTCGAGCTGGCCGAGCAACACTTTCAGCAGATGCTGGCGGTACAGCTTTGAAAGGCCCCGATCCAGGCGGTTGGCGCACAGGTCCAGCCGCAGGGGGGCACAGACGGAGGCCACCGCTGTCAGCTTGCCGTTGTCCCGATGAGCCAGCCAGTTCAGCAGCCGGCTGCCACCCAGCGACACGCCGATGGCGATGCGGTTGCCGGTGGGGTCCTGGGCAAACACATGCTCGATCACCGCATCCACATCGTCGGTTTCCCCGGCGTGGTAGCACAGGGCGGTGTCATTGGGCTGCTTGGCGCCGCGACTGTTGATGGCCACCGAGCGCACTCCCGCATCGGCCAGTGCCTTCTGAATGCCACGCATATAGTGGGAGTCGCTGCAGCCGGACAGACCATGGAGCAGGATGACGGTGAGCTGCCCGGGGTGGCGTTGCGGCCCGGCCCAGTCCAGCAGCAGCCGGTCGCCATCCGCCGCCAGCGGCAGCCATTCGCTGTGCCGCTCCACCTCGGGCAAGGCGCGGCCCAGTGGCCCCCACAGGGTTTGTAAGTGGGGGTTGCGCAGCCACAGGGGAGGCTGGAACGGGGAGGCAACGATTTCGCCCATGGAATCTCTCACTCAATAGCAGTCGCGTCGACCGGCGCTATGGTAGCCTTTTGCTTTTCCCACTGGCACCCATTGATGACGGAGACCCCATGGCCCGCCGCTTTTACGACGATCAGGAATTTCAATCCGGCCTTGCCACCGAGCTGGGTGCCAATGCCAGTCATCATATTGGCAAGGTGCTGCGCATGGCGGAGGGAGAGGAACTGGTGGTATTCAATGGGCGCGGCGGTGAGTGGTCCGCGCGCATTGTGGCGGTGGGCAAGAAGGCCGTGACGGTGGAGCCGCAGCACTTTGTGGATGAGGATCGCACCGCGCCGCTGGCGGTCACGGTGGCCCTGCCCATGATCAAGGGTGACCGGATGGATTATGCCATCCAGAAGGCCACCGAGCTGGGCGCGGCCCGAATTGTGGTGCTGGATACGGAACGCTGTGAGGTGCGGCTCAAGGGCGACCGGCAGGAAAAGAAGCTGGGTCAGTGGCAACAAATTGCCATCAGTGCCTGTGAACAGTGCGGACTCAATCGCCCGCCCGTGATTGACGGGGTCGTGCCGTTGCCAGCGTGGCTTGGCGGCGATCTGCCCGCCCTGCGCCTGATTGCCCACCCGGGGGAAAAGCCGTTCTCACCGGCGGCCCTGGATGGCGTGGGCGAGCTGGCCCTACTCACCGGGCCAGAAGGTGGGTTCTCCGAGGAGGAATTGCAGGCGGCAGCGGACAAGGACTTCATCCCCTTCGCCCTGGGCAACCGGGTGCTGCGTGCGGAAACGGCGCCGGTGGCGCTGCTGGCGGCGTTATGGGCGTGGCAAAGCAGCGACTAGCTTCGAGCTGCTAGCGACCAGGCGCGGCCTGGTTTCTCGCAACGCTTCGCTAGGTGCCCGCGCCCAATCGGTGGCTGCATCCTGCTAGTCGCTCGAGGCTAGTCGCTAGAAGCTGATAACAACAAGGAAACGTTCATGCTGACAACCCTGGCCATCAGTAATTACCGCTCCGCCCTGGAGCTGGTGTTGCCGCTCGGGCCGTTGAATGTGATTACCGGTGCCAACGGTAGTGGCAAGTCCAATCTGTACCGGGCGCTGCGGCTGCTGGCGGCCACTGCCCAGGATGATGTGATCGCGGCGCTGGCCAGTGAGGGTGGGCTGGAGTCCACCTTCTGGGCCGGGCCGGAGACGCTCAGCACCGCCATGCGCAAGGGGTTGGTGCCGGTGGAGGGTGGGCCGCGTCAGCATAGTCGGCGTTTGAAGCTGGGCTTTGCCGATGAGGATTTCGGTTACCTGATCGAGCTGGGCCTGCCCCGGCCGGACAGCACCACCGCCTTCAACCTGGACCCGGAGATCAAGCGGGAAATTATCTGGGCCGGCGGGGCCTACCGACCTGGCGCCGCGCTGGTGGATCGGCGTGGCCCCTTGGTGAAAGCCCGCGTCGACAATAGCTGGCTATCCCTGGCCGATAACCTCAATAGCTTCGATAGTCTGTTCAGTCAGGTGGCCGATGCCCGCACGGCGCCGGAGGTGCTGGCATTGCGCGAGCGGATTCGTGGCTGGCGTTTCTACGACCACTTCCGCACCGACCGGGATGCCCCGGCCCGCCAGGTACAGATCGGCACCCGCACCCCGGTGCTACATCACGATGGCCGCGATCTGGCGGCGGCCCTGCAAACCATCCGCGAGGTAGGCGACAGCCAGGCCCTGGACGCTGCCATTGAAGATGCCTTCCCCGGTGCCAGGCTGAATATCGAGCCGTTGCCGGATGGTCGGCTGAAGCTGGAGTTTCATCAGTACGGACTGTTGCGACCGTTATCCGCGGCAGAGCTTTCCGATGGCACCCTGCGTTACCTGTTACTGGTCGCTGCCCTGCTCACCCCACGGCCGCCTTCACTGATGGTGCTTAACGAACCGGAAAACAGCCTGCATCCGGATCTGTTGCCGGCACTGGCGCGCCTCATCGAGCAGGCCAGTCAGCATAGCCAGTTATGGGTGGTCAGCCATGCCAGCCGGCTGGTGGCGGCGTTAAACGAACATCCGGATTGTCATGGGGTGGAGCTCACCAAGGAGCTGGGGGAAACACAGATCATCGGCCAGGGGCTGTTGAGTACGCCTAACTGGCATTGGTCGGAACATCACTGACGCAGGGAAATATGAAAAAACA from Alcanivorax sp. includes the following:
- a CDS encoding 16S rRNA (uracil(1498)-N(3))-methyltransferase encodes the protein MARRFYDDQEFQSGLATELGANASHHIGKVLRMAEGEELVVFNGRGGEWSARIVAVGKKAVTVEPQHFVDEDRTAPLAVTVALPMIKGDRMDYAIQKATELGAARIVVLDTERCEVRLKGDRQEKKLGQWQQIAISACEQCGLNRPPVIDGVVPLPAWLGGDLPALRLIAHPGEKPFSPAALDGVGELALLTGPEGGFSEEELQAAADKDFIPFALGNRVLRAETAPVALLAALWAWQSSD
- a CDS encoding alpha/beta fold hydrolase, with product MGEIVASPFQPPLWLRNPHLQTLWGPLGRALPEVERHSEWLPLAADGDRLLLDWAGPQRHPGQLTVILLHGLSGCSDSHYMRGIQKALADAGVRSVAINSRGAKQPNDTALCYHAGETDDVDAVIEHVFAQDPTGNRIAIGVSLGGSRLLNWLAHRDNGKLTAVASVCAPLRLDLCANRLDRGLSKLYRQHLLKVLLGQLDDKKRHLDKVNPPEAKRLHRLNMSGIRSFWRYDDQIIAPLYGFRGAYHYYAQCSAGPKLLQIRTPTLMLQNRDDPFMTPETLPRQEELGPAVTLEVSEYGGHVGFINHGPQRYWLEQRLMAFVQGFGFR
- a CDS encoding AAA family ATPase, with the protein product MLTTLAISNYRSALELVLPLGPLNVITGANGSGKSNLYRALRLLAATAQDDVIAALASEGGLESTFWAGPETLSTAMRKGLVPVEGGPRQHSRRLKLGFADEDFGYLIELGLPRPDSTTAFNLDPEIKREIIWAGGAYRPGAALVDRRGPLVKARVDNSWLSLADNLNSFDSLFSQVADARTAPEVLALRERIRGWRFYDHFRTDRDAPARQVQIGTRTPVLHHDGRDLAAALQTIREVGDSQALDAAIEDAFPGARLNIEPLPDGRLKLEFHQYGLLRPLSAAELSDGTLRYLLLVAALLTPRPPSLMVLNEPENSLHPDLLPALARLIEQASQHSQLWVVSHASRLVAALNEHPDCHGVELTKELGETQIIGQGLLSTPNWHWSEHH